AAGTGGGGATCGACAACCCGCATAACATGCGCATGGCCGTTGTTTTGCCGGCGCCATTGGCACCCAGGAACCCGAAGATCTCGCCTTTCTTTACTTCAAATGAAATGGCATCTACGGCAGTGAAATCACCGAATCTTTTAGTGAGCGATTCTGCTATTATGGCGATGTTGTTATTATTCATTGCTTTTTATATTCAATGATTATAAAGGCAGTAGGCTCCCGATAGCTATCGGGATTCAGTGGTGAAAAAGGCAAAGCCGGCAATCGTGAATCGGCAATCGGCAATCCGCATCGCGGCAACCTTTATCAACTCTATCAACCCTGTCAACGCTATCAACTTGTCAACCTGTCAACTAACCCGACTTCATCAACGCTATAAAACAATCCTCAATATCTGCTTTAATAGCATGAACCTCCACATGCCCCAACTGGTGTTGTTGTAAATACGTTGTTACTGACGAATTGGTATACCCATCCTTTAGCACCACATGGTGAAACTCGCCAAACGGATAGGCATCCAGTGCCCCTTCATATTGTTGCAGCAGGTTCAGCAAGGCCAACATGTTGTTATCTTTTACTGCCAACAACGGATGCTTGTAAGAAGTGATCACCCCTTCGGGAGTATCTACCGACAGGATCTCACCATTCTGAATGAGGGCTACGCGGTCGCACAAACTGGCTTCATCCATATAGGGCGTTGATACAAGAATGGTGATGCCCTGGTTTTTAAGACTGCGCAACATTTCCCAGAACTCTTTTCGTGAAACGGCATCCACACCGGTGGTAGGTTCATCCAGGAACAACACCGTTGGTTTATGGATCAATGCACAACTCAATGCCAGCTTTTGCTTCATTCCACCCGATAACTTGCCGGCCCTTCTGTCTTTAAAGGGTTCTATTTGCGAATAGATATCTTTAATAAGGTCATAATTCTCCCGGATAGTGGTGTTGAAGATGGTAGCAAAGAATTCAAGGTTTTCTTCAATGGTCAGGTCCTGGTACAGGGAGAAACGGCCCGGCATATACCCTACCCGCTGACGAATGGCTTTAAAATCTTTTACCACATCCAGGCCATCTACCGAAGCAGCTCCGCCATCGGGTAACAATAACGTGGTAAGTATGCGGAACAAAGATGTTTTGCCTGCTCCGTCCGGACCTATGATCCCGAAAAGCTCCCCTTTTTCTACTTCAAAGGAAATGCCCTTCAGGGCCTGTACGGTGTCCTTCTTCTTACCATACTGCTTCGTAAGATTATTTGCAACTACAGATGCCATTTTTTTGAGTTGAAATGTTGACGTGTTAACAAGTTAACTTGTCAACCTGTTAACTTAATTAACTTTATTTCCAAACAGTACTTCACCGTACATCCCTATCTTCAGATATCCATCGTTCTTCACTCTTACTTTAATAGCATACACCAGGTTAGCGCGTTCCTCTTTCGTTTGTATAGTCTTCGGCGTAAACTCCGCTTTGTCAGATACCCAGGTGATGGTGCCGGGATAATCGCGGTAAGCATTGGCGCCGCTATCAATCATTACTTTTACGGTCTGGTTCAGTTTTATCTGGGGTAATTGCGTGCCGGTGATATAGGCCCGCAAAGTAAGCGTATCCAGGTTAGCGATCTTGTACAGGGCCTTGCCGGCGGACGTTACTTCGCCAGGTTCGGCATATTTGGTAATAACGGTGCCGCCAATAGGGTTTATGATCTGCGCCTTTTTGATCTGGTCGCTCAGTTGCGCCACTCTTTTTTCCAGCGGTTTCTTTTCGCTCAGTACCGTACGGTTTTGCGTACTGGTGTTGGTCATTTGCACATTGATCTGCTGCCGGGTAACATCCATTTGCCTTTGCAGTACTTCAATTTGTGAGTTCATATCATCCAGTTGTTTGCCGGTGGCGGCATCCTGTTTAAGCAGGTTCTCTATACGCGTGCGCTCGTGCAGCATATTGGCTAATTGCGATTGTTGTACATTCAGTTGTTCCTGTAACAATTTTACCTGCGGACGCACATCGGATGTTTTATCGTGCAGGGCCTCTATACTGGCCTGGATCTGTTCTTTTTGTAACGAAAGGTTTTCGGCATCGATAATACCTACTACCTGCTGAGCCGGAATGGCCTGTCCTTCATTTACATTGAACGATAATAATTTTCCATTCTGTTCGGCCGAAACAATCACTTCATCTACTTCAAACGTGCCGGATGCATCGAATTTGGGGGTGTTACGGTTACAGGCAGTAACAATCACTGCTACAGCAATACCGGTTACAATGAGTTTGTTCATGTTAATTTATTTGTCAATATTATTGATTGCCGGAAATAGTCCGGGCATTTATCTGCGCCATTAATAATTGTAACTGGTGGGTAATGAGCGATTGTTTTGCATCATCTTCCGCATTTACTTCTTTCAGAAAGTCATTGGCGGTGATTACCCCGTTCGATAACTGCGCATTGGCCGCTTCTTTTACCTGTGCCCTGATGCCGATGATCTGCTGATCGCTTTGGATAAGTTGTGACAGCTTATCTACTTCCGCCTGTTGCTGCTTCAACTGGGTATTGGTATTGAGCATAAACAATTCTTTTTGCACATCCACCAGCCGTTGATTAACCTGCAGCAACTCCCGTTCTTTTTTGGTAGTATATAAATTCCCCAGCGACCAGTTAAACTTAACCCCCGCTATATAAAACCAGTCAAACTTATTGTTCAGCAAATTCAAAGCAGGCCGGCCATAACCACCCTGTACAAACAAACTGGTGCGCGGCCGGTTCTTGGCACTTACCAACCCATTCTGTACCCTGAATAATTCGTTTTGATAGTTGTATAATTTCAATTCAGGCCGGGCTACCGATTCTTTCACCAGTGTGGCAGGGATCACCGGCAGGTTCAGTTGTATATCTTCAGGCAATTGTTTGTTTATGAATAGCGACAACACATCCACCAGTCCCTTGCGGTTGGCCTTCAACTCAATTACCCGCTGATCATTCTTCATTAACTCGGCTTCCAGCGTAAGCTGGCTTGAACGAAAAGCCGTTCCATTTTTAACCTGCGCTTCTACCCGTTTTATACCGAGCTGAATATCGTTCTTTACAAAATCAACCTGTTTCACCTGTTCATCAACCAGCAAAATACCCAGGTACAACTGGTTAATGCGGTCTTTTACTTTATACAATTCCACTTCCGCTTTCTGATCCTCCACCTGCGCATTGGCGTTCTGTACACTTATCTGCGCGGTAGTAGTGCCGCCATCATACAGCAACTGGCTCAACTCACCCTGCACCTTAT
The Niastella koreensis GR20-10 genome window above contains:
- a CDS encoding ABC transporter ATP-binding protein — its product is MASVVANNLTKQYGKKKDTVQALKGISFEVEKGELFGIIGPDGAGKTSLFRILTTLLLPDGGAASVDGLDVVKDFKAIRQRVGYMPGRFSLYQDLTIEENLEFFATIFNTTIRENYDLIKDIYSQIEPFKDRRAGKLSGGMKQKLALSCALIHKPTVLFLDEPTTGVDAVSRKEFWEMLRSLKNQGITILVSTPYMDEASLCDRVALIQNGEILSVDTPEGVITSYKHPLLAVKDNNMLALLNLLQQYEGALDAYPFGEFHHVVLKDGYTNSSVTTYLQQHQLGHVEVHAIKADIEDCFIALMKSG
- a CDS encoding HlyD family secretion protein, yielding MNKLIVTGIAVAVIVTACNRNTPKFDASGTFEVDEVIVSAEQNGKLLSFNVNEGQAIPAQQVVGIIDAENLSLQKEQIQASIEALHDKTSDVRPQVKLLQEQLNVQQSQLANMLHERTRIENLLKQDAATGKQLDDMNSQIEVLQRQMDVTRQQINVQMTNTSTQNRTVLSEKKPLEKRVAQLSDQIKKAQIINPIGGTVITKYAEPGEVTSAGKALYKIANLDTLTLRAYITGTQLPQIKLNQTVKVMIDSGANAYRDYPGTITWVSDKAEFTPKTIQTKEERANLVYAIKVRVKNDGYLKIGMYGEVLFGNKVN
- a CDS encoding TolC family protein: MLLTKWLNLMIKHGLSIAVLLLAIGVQAQDNRLTLEQAYDLARQNYPVIKQKDLVRKTADLTIENLNKGFLPQFTVSGQATYQSDVTRLGANIPGLKIDVPGKDQYKVQGELSQLLYDGGTTTAQISVQNANAQVEDQKAEVELYKVKDRINQLYLGILLVDEQVKQVDFVKNDIQLGIKRVEAQVKNGTAFRSSQLTLEAELMKNDQRVIELKANRKGLVDVLSLFINKQLPEDIQLNLPVIPATLVKESVARPELKLYNYQNELFRVQNGLVSAKNRPRTSLFVQGGYGRPALNLLNNKFDWFYIAGVKFNWSLGNLYTTKKERELLQVNQRLVDVQKELFMLNTNTQLKQQQAEVDKLSQLIQSDQQIIGIRAQVKEAANAQLSNGVITANDFLKEVNAEDDAKQSLITHQLQLLMAQINARTISGNQ